The following coding sequences lie in one Anolis carolinensis isolate JA03-04 unplaced genomic scaffold, rAnoCar3.1.pri scaffold_11, whole genome shotgun sequence genomic window:
- the LOC100561856 gene encoding SH2 domain-containing adapter protein F, which translates to MGGIGRKRGLPPLPSSWAWAGSMARWLRDRLLFRKPPPPEPDYKKPDPEDEEEETKGSQPDLVAAYRLQRERDFEDPYAAEGKGDKGAALPPQPPPRPDLPAASEGRRCRSPRRRLIRVEAQAMAASDSFSSRPSDRKMLILEDYADPFDTRQEAGSSPKAEQERAKSEGYMEPYEAQRLLAEIQKKGSNDGLTTSKPLHLYDVPYEPSENGTDPGPLPGTSCRYSWLPEDDERPPEEYDQPWEWKKERISRVFAVEIEGNQELPWPPPVGQLDSNANHSEVEGSLALQNIRTRCQSASTPPNLQNASPSSPDAATTSNPLEADGKAALTNPLPSCIEKTGSPCWSSVEHGLAFGERVNPALPLESQAWYHGTLSRVDAEGLLRLCREASYLVRNSESSHDAFSLSLKSSQGFLHLKLLPTEDNKFVLGQHSPPFDNVPEIIHHYASHKLPIQGAEHMSLLYPVTTQPSSCLAAEQ; encoded by the exons ATGGGCGGGATCGGCCGAAAGCGGGGGTTACCGCCTCTCCCATCATCCTGGGCTTGGGCCGGGAGCATGGCGCGCTGGCTCCGCGACCGGCTCCTCTTCCGCAAGCCGCCGCCTCCGGAGCCCGATTACAAAAAGCCCGACCcggaggacgaggaagaggagACGAAGGGGTCTCAGCCGGACCTGGTGGCCGCCTATCGGCTCCAGAGGGAGCGGGACTTCGAGGACCCCTACGCGGCCGAAGGGAAGGGCGACAAAGGTGCCGCTCTACCGCCGCAGCCGCCGCCGCGTCCCGATCTACCCGCCGCCAGCGAAGGGCGCCGCTGCCGCTCCCCGAGGAGGCGCCTGATCCGGGTCGAGGCGCAAGCAATGGCGGCCTCTGATTCATTCTCCTCCCGGCCCAGCGACAGGAAG ATGTTGATCCTGGAGGACTATGCTGATCCCTTCGACACCCGACAAGAGGCCGGATCCAGTCCAAAAGCAGAGCAGGAAAGGGCAAAAAGCGAAGGCTACATGGAGCCCTACGAAGCGCAGAGGTTGCTGGCCG AGATCCAGAAGAAAGGCTCCAACGATGGGCTCACCACTTCAAAGCCTTTGCACTTATACGACGTTCCTTACGAACCGTCTGAGAACGGCACAGATCCGGGGCCATTGCCTGGGACCTCGTGCCGCTATTCGTGGCTTCCTGAAGACGACGAGCGGCCGCCGGAGGAATATGACCAGCCCTGGGAGTGGAAGAAGGAGCGGATCTCCAGGGTCTTTGCCG TTGAGATTGAAGGGAACCAGGAGTTGCCGTGGCCGCCCCCAGTTGGACAGCTGGACAGCAATGCGAACCACTCGGAGGTGGAGGGATCCCTCGCCCTCCAGAACATTCGCACCCGATGCCAGTCTGCAAGCACCCCACCAAACCTCCAGAACGCCAGTCCCAGTTCCCCTGATGCTGCAACCACGTCTAATCCCTTGGAGGCCGACG GCAAAGCAGCACTGACAAACCCGTTGCCATCTTGCATAGAGAAGACTGGCAGCCCATGCTGGTCGAGCGTGGAGCATGGGCTGGCTTTTGGAGAGCGTGTCAACCCTGCTTTGCCGCTGGAGAGCCAGGC GTGGTATCATGGGACCTTGAGCCGGGTCGATGCCGAAGGGCTCCTGCGACTTTGCAGAGAAGCCAGCTACCTTGTGCGGAACAGCGAGAGCAGCCATGAcgccttctccctctccctcaa GAGCAGCCAAGGCTTCCTCCACCTGAAGCTCTTGCCGACAGAAGACAACAAGTTCGTCCTGGGCCAGCATAGCCCTCCCTTCGACAACGTCCCGGAGATCATCCACCACTACGCCAGCCACAAGTTGCCCATCCAAGGGGCCGAGCACATGTCCTTGCTCTACCCGGTCACCACACAGCCCTCCAGTTGCCTTGCGGCTGAGCAGTGA